The window ACATACCGACCACCGGCACCGCGGACCCCCGCAGGTCGGCGAGCAGTTCCGGGTAGGCCCGCATGTCGCCGAGCAGCACGATCGCATCGGTGTGCCGGGTCTCCAGCACCGTGGTGAGCGGGGTTCCCTCGTGCACGTGCCCCAGCACCACGTTGTATCCGTGCGCCATCGACTCGACGACGAGGGCCTCGATGACCCCGGCGTAGAAGACGTCACTGAAGTCCCGGACGACCGCCCCGATCAGATTCGTCGAGGCGCCCCGAAGCCCACGCGCGAGAGGATTCGGCCGGTACCCGAGATGCCTCGCCGTCTCGATGACCCGTTCCCGGGTCTCCGCCGCGATGGGTACCCGGGTCGGCGCGTTGTTCAGCACTCGGGAAACGGTGCTCTGCGAAACCCCGGAAGCCGCGGCGATATCACGCATCGTGACGATGGAGCGCACAGCTTTCCGACCGCCCGGCTGCTCTGCTCCTGATTCACGCCCGGAAGTAGGCATCGACAGGAACCCTAACACTCAGATGTTTTCGACCATCGTTGCGTTGAGTCACGAGAACAGGGCTGCCAGGGCCCGCTTGAGCGGCCCGTCGTCACGCTCATCGATCCACGTCACCGCGCCGATCGGCCGCCCCTGCTCCCGCGCGTCCGCACAATACCGCCGAACCGCCGGATCGATCGGCAGCCCGCTGATCGACAATGCGGCGTGGGCCCGCAGCCAGTAGGCCGCATCCTCGACCGCGGTGACCCCGGCCCGCCCGTCATCCTCGAGAAGAGCAGAGACGGCAACGACTTTGTGGTACGCCGAGACGTACATGATTCCGGCGGGAGCCCGGTCCGGAACCGTGACGTCGGCATTGAACCGCCGCAGCGCCTCGGTGACACCCCGCACATACATCTGGCTCCGAGCCTCGCCGGCCCGCCCCACATCGAGTTCCCCGAGCAGCTCATCGCGCCGCTCCCCGGAAAGCGTGTCGAGTAGCGCCGCCTGAACCGGCTCGGCCAACTCCCGAAACACACGCCGAACCCGATCCGGGGGCAGTTCCCCGACCAGCCCCACAGCCTGCCCGGTACCGACAGCCGAACAGGCCCGGACGAGATCCTTGTCCCCGAACATCTGAAGCACCCGCTCCCGCCCGCCAGGCTTGGGAGAGAGCATGAGTTTGGCCAGTTCAGCCCCAGTGAGCGCTTCCGAGACCGCCACAAACCGATCAGCCGGAAGCCCATTCAACATGCTGAGCGCAGATTGCGGAGGAGTCCGGCGAATCATCGCAGCAAGCTGAGTAATGGGCATCATCCCGCCGGGCAACATGCCGGTCACCTCTAACCCGAGTAGGAAGTAGTCGCTAAGGACTAGCACCATTTCCCGTCCCCCGACATCACCTTTGCCGCCACCCCACCCACCAAAACGGCCAACAAGTACCGCAACCCGCCCCGCACCCCGGCCCTT of the Actinoplanes sichuanensis genome contains:
- a CDS encoding magnesium and cobalt transport protein CorA, with the translated sequence MTGMLPGGMMPITQLAAMIRRTPPQSALSMLNGLPADRFVAVSEALTGAELAKLMLSPKPGGRERVLQMFGDKDLVRACSAVGTGQAVGLVGELPPDRVRRVFRELAEPVQAALLDTLSGERRDELLGELDVGRAGEARSQMYVRGVTEALRRFNADVTVPDRAPAGIMYVSAYHKVVAVSALLEDDGRAGVTAVEDAAYWLRAHAALSISGLPIDPAVRRYCADAREQGRPIGAVTWIDERDDGPLKRALAALFS